A genomic segment from Nicotiana sylvestris chromosome 1, ASM39365v2, whole genome shotgun sequence encodes:
- the LOC104233396 gene encoding fasciclin-like arabinogalactan protein 8 produces MGALYIFLFTLMSFTISIHAHNITEILSKFPEYSEFNSYLTQTKLADEINSRTTITILALTNGAMADVVGKHPLSVIKNVLSLHILLDYFDNTKLHKISDGTTLTTTLYQTTGNANGNLGSVNITDLKGGKVGFGSAVSHSPLASTYTKSVKQIEYNISVLEISSPIIAPGILTAPAPSALDFNITAALEKAGCKTFASLLVQSGVLKTYQTAIATGLTVFAPNDEAFKGKNVPDLNKLKSAEVVSLLQYHAVPSYTPIGTLKTKKDPISTLATNGASKYDLSASTAGDQVTLDTGVDSSRIASTVIDSTPFCIFTVDSVLLPEELFGKSPSPAPGPAPETSPSPAPEGASPGPAPEASSPSPMMSPPAPPTSSPAGAPADGPAADSENSTAKKNAGNVNAPALLKVLLTVSVSVIVSVYLS; encoded by the coding sequence ATGGGTGCACTCTACATTTTCCTCTTCACTCTCATGTCCTTTACTATTTCCATTCATGCACACAACATTACTGAAATCTTAAGCAAATTCCCAGAGTACAGTGAGTTCAACAGTTACCTCACACAAACAAAACTCGCCGACGAAATCAACAGCCGTACAACTATCACTATCTTAGCTTTAACCAATGGAGCCATGGCCGATGTTGTCGGCAAACACCCACTTTCTGTCATAAAAAACGTTCTTTCCCTTCACATCTTGCTTGATTACTTTGACAACACTAAACTCCACAAGATCTCTGACGGCACTACACTTACCACTACCCTTTACCAAACAACTGGTAATGCTAACGGCAACTTAGGTTCCGTTAACATCACCGATCTTAAAGGCGGTAAAGTGGGTTTCGGCTCAGCTGTTTCACACTCGCCATTAGCGTCCACTTACACTAAATCCGTGAAGCAAATCGAGTACAATATCTCTGTGTTGGAGATTAGTTCTCCGATTATTGCTCCGGGTATTTTGACTGCTCCGGCACCGTCTGCTTTGGACTTTAACATAACAGCGGCATTGGAGAAAGCGGGATGCAAAACATTTGCTTCGTTGCTTGTCCAATCTGGGGTTCTTAAGACGTATCAAACTGCCATTGCTACGGGTTTAACTGTCTTTGCACCTAATGATGAGGCGTTCAAGGGCAAAAATGTTCCAGATCTGAACAAACTGAAAAGTGCTGAGGTGGTTTCGCTGTTACAGTATCATGCTGTTCCGAGTTACACTCCTATTGGGACTTTGAAAACGAAGAAGGATCCTATTTCTACTCTAGCTACTAATGGTGCTAGTAAGTATGATTTGAGCGCTTCTACAGCTGGTGACCAGGTGACGCTTGACACCGGCGTTGACTCGTCAAGAATCGCTTCAACTGTGATTGACTCTACGCCGTTCTGTATTTTCACCGTCGACAGTGTACTTCTCCCTGAGGAGTTGTTCGGGAAATCTCCTTCTCCGGCACCGGGACCTGCACCGGAGACTTCTCCGTCACCTGCACCTGAGGGAGCTTCCCCTGGCCCTGCTCCGGAGGCCAGCTCTCCTTCTCCAATGATGTCTCCTCCGGCGCCGCCTACCTCGTCTCCGGCTGGTGCTCCGGCGGATGGTCCTGCTGCTGATTCCGAGAACAGTACGGCGAAGAAAAACGCCGGTAACGTTAACGCTCCGGCATTGCTGAAGGTTCTACTTACTGTGTCAGTGTCGGTAATTGTGTCCGTTTATTTGTCCTAG